One Candidatus Schekmanbacteria bacterium DNA segment encodes these proteins:
- a CDS encoding arginine--tRNA ligase, whose product MAGKGLKNELAEKLSEAIKKLSGTYGDFEMPAIILENPKDKGHGDFASNAAMVLAGKLKKKPREIAAAITETFKCDLVEKTEIAGPGFINFFLTPAAWHTVIKDVISEGEKFGSSDLGAGKRCNIEFVSANPTGPLHIGHGRGAVVGDVLANVLEFAGFDVTREYYVNDFGNQMDKLGKSLKFRYLEALGMECEFPEGGYPGDYLKEIAEELKAQNGKSLLASDDAFFSKTASVRILKIIQDDLKTFRVGFDIWSSETKLHEGGEVAECVAFLRNKGIIYENDGALWLKSTDYGDEKDRVVIRQNGLPTYLASDISYHRDKYERKYDLVIDIWGADHHGYIPRMKSVIEAMGYDPSTFRVLLIQMVNLMRQGKPVAMGKREGEFVTMREVLDEVGVDACRYFFLERKSDAHLNFDLDLAREQSNKNPVYYVQYAHARIASVLRKAEEAGIDLNDLKSADLSLLKNGAELEILKKINAFRDVVELMASSFEPHHLTFYLKELVSLFHSYYYDNPIVGEDRELTRARLLFVTIVKMVIARGLKLLNVLAPERM is encoded by the coding sequence ATGGCAGGTAAAGGACTGAAAAACGAGCTTGCGGAAAAGCTTTCTGAAGCAATAAAAAAACTTTCCGGGACTTACGGCGATTTTGAGATGCCCGCCATAATCCTTGAAAACCCAAAAGATAAAGGGCATGGGGATTTTGCGTCGAATGCGGCGATGGTTCTTGCCGGAAAATTAAAGAAGAAACCCCGCGAGATTGCAGCCGCCATAACTGAAACATTTAAATGTGACCTTGTTGAAAAAACAGAGATTGCAGGCCCAGGTTTTATAAATTTCTTTTTAACCCCTGCTGCGTGGCACACAGTCATTAAAGATGTAATAAGCGAAGGGGAAAAATTCGGAAGCTCTGACCTTGGGGCAGGAAAGCGCTGCAACATAGAGTTTGTGAGCGCAAACCCCACCGGTCCTCTCCACATAGGACATGGCAGGGGTGCAGTTGTGGGCGATGTGCTTGCCAATGTGCTGGAGTTTGCCGGCTTTGATGTAACGCGCGAATACTATGTCAATGATTTCGGGAATCAGATGGATAAGCTCGGCAAGTCCCTTAAATTCCGCTACCTTGAAGCCCTCGGTATGGAATGCGAGTTTCCGGAAGGAGGTTATCCGGGAGATTATTTAAAAGAAATCGCTGAGGAGCTCAAAGCTCAAAATGGGAAAAGCCTTCTGGCCTCAGATGATGCCTTTTTCTCAAAGACTGCCTCAGTCAGGATACTTAAGATTATACAAGATGACCTTAAAACATTCAGGGTCGGATTTGATATTTGGTCAAGCGAAACTAAACTTCATGAAGGCGGAGAGGTCGCAGAGTGCGTCGCATTCCTTCGCAACAAAGGGATAATTTATGAAAATGACGGGGCGCTCTGGTTAAAATCCACTGATTACGGAGATGAGAAAGACCGCGTAGTCATAAGGCAGAACGGCCTGCCTACCTATCTTGCTTCTGATATATCCTATCACCGTGACAAGTATGAGCGCAAATATGATCTTGTCATAGATATCTGGGGAGCAGACCACCACGGCTATATACCGAGGATGAAGTCGGTGATTGAAGCAATGGGCTATGATCCATCAACATTCAGGGTGCTCCTCATCCAGATGGTGAACCTCATGCGGCAGGGAAAACCTGTTGCTATGGGGAAAAGAGAGGGAGAGTTCGTGACAATGCGGGAAGTTTTAGATGAAGTCGGCGTAGATGCATGCAGGTATTTTTTCCTTGAGCGGAAAAGCGATGCACATCTTAACTTCGATCTTGACCTTGCAAGAGAGCAGTCAAACAAGAACCCTGTTTATTATGTCCAGTATGCACATGCGAGGATTGCAAGCGTGCTGAGAAAAGCGGAGGAGGCAGGGATTGATCTCAATGATTTGAAAAGCGCAGACCTTTCGCTTCTTAAAAACGGAGCAGAGCTTGAGATATTAAAGAAGATTAACGCGTTCCGGGATGTTGTAGAGCTTATGGCTTCATCTTTTGAGCCCCATCATCTGACATTCTATTTAAAGGAGCTGGTAAGTCTTTTCCATTCTTATTACTATGACAATCCGATCGTTGGCGAAGACAGGGAACTTACGAGGGCAAGACTTTTGTTTGTAACTATAGTCAAAATGGTGATTGCCAGAGGTCTTAAGCTTCTTAATGTGCTTGCACCTGAGAGAATGTAA
- the recN gene encoding DNA repair protein RecN: MLAELAIKNFAIIEDLTISFKSGLNILTGETGAGKSIIIDALMFVLGSRASQDFIRTGADCLTVEAAFDIGSAHPLLSVLSESGIESSPAEPLFIKRDFSSNGKSSIFINNQRCTLSVLTKIGELLVDIHGQNTHQQILRQDRQLEVIDSYGALQNERSEVEKTYRELAKIKKEMEELKTDLAVRKEKEELLRFQVDEIAKSDLKPGEEAELEAERLILKNALSIVDAASKSAAVLYEVDGSAFSNIGECIAILKQQAGFDQRLSPLISRLSGASAEIDDIARELKGYAESINFDEARLEEIDERIAALQKLKRKYNAGIDEILAMKDAKESEIGKLAFDTTKLHELVDAEKIAEKKLRELSLSLSKKRKSVASGIEKKICEELSFLKMNKAQFKIAFNGDESSFSGKGIDSVNFLISPNQGEELKSLASIASGGEISRFMLAVRSILAKSYDIPVVVFDEIDAGIGGAVAEKVGEKLKSVAKERQVLCITHFPQIARFAATHFHIEKVAKKGRTATTVSELSHKERVEELAKMLGGEKVSEISRKHAEEMLRG; the protein is encoded by the coding sequence ATGCTTGCCGAACTCGCAATAAAGAATTTTGCCATAATCGAAGACCTTACTATTTCGTTTAAATCCGGTCTTAATATCCTTACAGGGGAAACAGGGGCCGGAAAATCCATAATAATTGATGCCCTCATGTTTGTTCTTGGGAGCCGCGCCTCGCAGGACTTCATCAGGACAGGAGCTGATTGCCTTACAGTGGAAGCCGCATTTGATATTGGCAGTGCGCATCCGTTGCTCTCAGTACTTTCTGAATCAGGCATTGAAAGCTCTCCGGCGGAACCGCTTTTTATAAAAAGGGATTTCTCGTCCAACGGGAAAAGCTCAATATTCATCAACAACCAGCGCTGTACTCTCTCTGTCCTCACAAAGATAGGGGAGTTGCTCGTTGACATACACGGCCAGAACACGCACCAGCAGATATTAAGGCAGGACCGCCAGCTTGAAGTGATTGATTCCTACGGTGCACTTCAAAATGAGCGGAGCGAAGTGGAAAAAACATACAGGGAACTTGCAAAAATTAAAAAAGAAATGGAAGAGCTGAAGACTGATCTTGCAGTAAGGAAAGAGAAGGAAGAGCTCTTAAGGTTTCAGGTTGACGAGATAGCAAAATCTGATTTAAAGCCCGGCGAAGAAGCGGAGCTTGAAGCTGAAAGGCTTATCCTCAAGAATGCTCTTTCCATAGTTGACGCTGCCTCAAAATCAGCGGCAGTCCTTTACGAAGTTGACGGCTCTGCATTCTCAAACATCGGGGAGTGCATAGCGATTTTAAAACAGCAGGCAGGATTTGACCAGAGGCTTTCCCCACTCATATCAAGGCTTTCCGGAGCTTCGGCTGAGATAGATGACATCGCCCGCGAGCTTAAAGGTTATGCCGAGTCAATAAACTTTGATGAAGCGCGGCTTGAAGAAATAGATGAAAGGATTGCAGCTCTCCAGAAGCTTAAAAGAAAATATAATGCCGGGATAGACGAGATACTTGCGATGAAGGATGCAAAGGAAAGTGAAATAGGGAAACTTGCATTTGATACTACGAAGCTTCACGAGCTTGTTGATGCTGAAAAAATTGCTGAGAAAAAGCTGAGAGAGCTTTCGCTTTCGCTTTCTAAAAAAAGGAAATCAGTCGCCTCAGGGATTGAAAAGAAGATATGTGAAGAGCTTTCCTTTCTCAAGATGAACAAGGCGCAGTTTAAGATTGCCTTTAACGGTGATGAAAGCTCATTTTCAGGGAAGGGGATTGATTCTGTAAATTTCCTCATCTCGCCAAATCAGGGGGAGGAATTAAAATCTCTCGCGAGCATTGCATCAGGAGGAGAGATTTCAAGGTTCATGCTTGCCGTGCGCTCCATACTTGCCAAATCCTATGACATACCTGTAGTCGTCTTTGACGAGATAGATGCAGGGATAGGCGGGGCAGTTGCAGAAAAAGTCGGGGAGAAATTAAAGAGTGTTGCAAAAGAGAGGCAGGTTCTCTGTATTACGCACTTTCCGCAGATTGCACGGTTTGCCGCAACACACTTCCACATCGAAAAGGTCGCAAAAAAAGGGAGGACTGCAACTACAGTTTCCGAACTCTCGCATAAAGAGCGCGTTGAAGAACTGGCAAAGATGCTTGGCGGCGAGAAAGTATCAGAGATTTCCCGAAAACATGCTGAAGAAATGCTGAGAGGGTAG
- a CDS encoding NAD(+)/NADH kinase has product MKSDEKKEEFKLIGIVSKPLKDKNISVLNALIKWLEEKGKKVFLDKDTASFAENFKGTVCRKSDLPNQVDLIIVLGGDGTFLSVARIVIKKNIPILGVNLGSLGFLTETPLENMYNSLDAVFTGQYKTDQRLMLRAHVHRQGERIAEYTALNDIVINKGAIARIITMSTYVDHKFVTTYRADGLIISSPTGSTAYSLAAGGPIIYPDLDVIVVSPICPHSLGNRSIVIPASCSIEVTLESQTEDVFLTLDGQVGFTLRANDVVEIKKADTTIKLIQNLDRNYFEILRTKLGWGDS; this is encoded by the coding sequence ATGAAATCTGATGAAAAAAAGGAAGAGTTTAAACTCATAGGAATAGTTTCAAAGCCCCTTAAAGATAAAAACATCTCTGTCTTAAATGCCCTGATAAAATGGCTTGAAGAAAAGGGGAAAAAAGTTTTCCTCGACAAGGACACCGCATCGTTTGCTGAGAATTTCAAGGGGACTGTATGCCGCAAGTCAGACCTGCCAAATCAAGTTGACTTAATCATCGTGCTTGGAGGTGACGGGACATTTCTCAGCGTTGCCCGCATAGTCATAAAAAAGAACATCCCGATTCTTGGAGTAAATCTCGGCAGTCTCGGATTCCTTACAGAGACTCCTCTTGAGAACATGTACAATTCCCTTGATGCGGTGTTTACCGGACAATACAAGACAGACCAGAGGTTGATGCTGCGCGCCCATGTCCACAGGCAGGGAGAGAGGATTGCAGAATATACAGCATTAAATGACATAGTCATCAACAAGGGAGCCATAGCCCGAATAATCACCATGTCAACCTATGTTGACCATAAATTCGTTACCACATACAGGGCTGACGGCCTGATAATATCAAGCCCCACAGGTTCAACCGCTTATTCCCTTGCCGCAGGCGGACCCATAATCTATCCTGACCTTGATGTTATAGTCGTATCACCAATATGTCCTCATTCACTGGGGAACCGAAGCATAGTCATTCCTGCTTCATGCTCGATTGAAGTAACCCTTGAATCACAGACTGAGGACGTATTTCTCACGCTTGACGGGCAGGTGGGCTTTACATTAAGGGCAAACGATGTGGTAGAAATAAAGAAGGCTGATACTACCATAAAGCTGATACAGAACCTTGACAGGAATTATTTTGAAATTTTAAGAACCAAACTCGGCTGGGGAGACTCATAA
- a CDS encoding ABC transporter substrate-binding protein: protein MNVFIAIDDTDNTESIGTGRLSRNLGKELSRLGMIKNMSVTRHQFLVHPDIPYTSHNSCSCIAAFTDSNLDDIFKTSQEFLVNNFHESANPGLCVIEDKIVPDELRTFGYRAKREVLTIKEARALAEKLRLNLWWYGETGQGCIGAIAGVGLRSTGDDGRFIDLHGIRDIEGTATVKDIISASDVKKVVTLDGKSLPHDEIIETDGWVRPSLYGGEIVFYVIRDGETWRPDKTRV, encoded by the coding sequence ATGAACGTTTTTATTGCCATTGACGACACTGACAACACTGAGAGTATAGGTACGGGAAGACTCTCGCGCAACCTCGGCAAAGAGCTTTCACGCCTCGGGATGATAAAGAATATGAGTGTGACACGGCACCAGTTTCTTGTTCACCCTGACATACCATATACCTCGCATAACAGCTGTTCCTGCATTGCGGCTTTTACAGATTCAAACCTTGATGATATCTTCAAGACATCACAGGAGTTTCTCGTGAATAATTTCCATGAATCTGCAAACCCCGGCTTATGTGTAATTGAGGACAAGATTGTTCCTGATGAACTGCGCACATTCGGTTACCGTGCAAAGCGCGAGGTGCTTACCATTAAAGAGGCAAGGGCACTTGCAGAGAAGCTGAGGCTTAATCTCTGGTGGTATGGGGAAACAGGACAGGGATGCATCGGGGCAATAGCAGGCGTTGGACTTAGAAGCACAGGAGATGATGGCCGCTTCATAGACCTTCACGGCATACGCGATATTGAAGGTACTGCAACGGTCAAAGATATAATCAGTGCTAGCGATGTAAAAAAGGTTGTTACGCTTGATGGCAAGTCTCTTCCCCATGATGAGATAATAGAAACAGACGGATGGGTGCGTCCATCACTATACGGCGGTGAGATAGTGTTCTATGTCATACGCGACGGGGAGACATGGCGCCCTGACAAGACAAGGGTGTGA
- a CDS encoding tetratricopeptide repeat protein, protein MEDKAKTLLSKSSLKTNYIYILIIITAFAVYINTLFNEFVFDDVSLVVTNPWIRDIKYTPEIFSSGAWSFEGRDSNYYRPMIHVIYMLIYYTAGLKSSAFHLANIIFHTAASLLVFLIAAKLSGNNLPFRYLSLPLATAMMFATHPVHTEAVAWVVGMFDLSFTFFYLLSFYLYIQSEQKFNMAYIISVASFFLSALCKEPALTLPVILAAYDYSMSGKSWKTRNIWARYIPYAAVVVVYLVLRYNALGGFFPIEALRGMGLYDRLINIVVLFSDYMGKLFIPINLNAWHVFTRETSMATARGIISISILGAFLFLLWLSAKKNRLIFLSLLMIAVPLLPALYISALTQGNENVFAERYLYLPSFGFTLLAGIIIEALAEKKQNRFTLTATILSVITIFYSAGTISRNFAWKDNYTLWSDSVKKSPNSAKAHELLGFALLKNGKTEDGKQHLQRALELNPDLLNETISKGTGYAKKGFLNKAVFEFVAAIAIKPDSAEAHFNLAIAYDSLGWSQMAIDEYKKTLILSPKFAEAHNNLGILYSIAGSLDEALSHFQEAVRLDPYDPSFHYNLARAYDMKGFSDLADSERKLAQKLERK, encoded by the coding sequence ATGGAAGACAAAGCAAAAACTTTATTATCAAAATCTTCATTAAAAACAAATTACATTTATATTTTAATAATCATAACTGCCTTTGCTGTTTATATAAACACCCTTTTCAATGAATTTGTCTTCGATGATGTTTCTTTAGTTGTAACAAATCCATGGATAAGAGATATCAAATACACTCCGGAAATTTTTTCTTCCGGGGCATGGTCTTTTGAAGGTAGAGATTCAAATTACTATCGCCCAATGATTCATGTCATTTATATGCTGATTTATTACACTGCAGGACTTAAATCATCAGCATTCCATCTCGCAAATATAATCTTCCATACAGCCGCATCTCTTCTTGTGTTTCTCATAGCTGCGAAGCTCTCAGGAAATAATCTACCCTTCAGATATCTGTCACTTCCGCTGGCAACCGCCATGATGTTCGCAACTCATCCGGTCCATACAGAAGCGGTCGCATGGGTAGTTGGCATGTTTGATCTGTCATTTACGTTTTTTTATCTTCTGTCTTTCTACCTTTATATACAATCCGAACAAAAATTTAACATGGCTTATATCATTTCCGTTGCATCATTCTTTCTTTCAGCCCTCTGCAAGGAGCCTGCATTGACACTTCCGGTAATTCTTGCCGCTTATGACTACTCAATGAGCGGGAAATCCTGGAAAACACGGAATATATGGGCAAGATATATTCCTTATGCTGCGGTAGTGGTGGTCTATCTTGTGCTGAGATACAATGCCCTCGGTGGCTTTTTTCCAATAGAAGCCTTAAGAGGAATGGGGCTTTATGATCGCCTTATAAATATAGTGGTTCTTTTCAGCGATTATATGGGAAAACTTTTTATCCCTATTAATCTTAATGCCTGGCATGTTTTTACCCGGGAAACATCTATGGCAACGGCAAGGGGGATAATATCCATTTCTATACTGGGAGCGTTTCTGTTTTTGTTGTGGTTGTCGGCAAAAAAAAACCGTCTGATTTTTCTTTCTCTGTTAATGATTGCTGTCCCTCTTTTGCCTGCGCTCTATATCTCTGCCCTGACACAGGGGAATGAAAATGTCTTTGCGGAAAGATATCTCTATCTTCCTTCTTTTGGTTTTACTCTTCTTGCCGGAATAATTATTGAGGCACTCGCTGAAAAGAAACAGAACCGCTTTACTCTCACAGCGACAATTCTTTCAGTCATAACTATTTTTTATTCAGCTGGTACCATAAGCAGGAATTTCGCATGGAAAGACAACTATACGCTTTGGTCAGATTCTGTCAAAAAATCGCCTAACAGCGCTAAAGCGCATGAACTTCTCGGATTCGCATTGCTTAAAAACGGAAAAACCGAAGACGGGAAACAGCATCTGCAAAGGGCATTGGAATTAAATCCTGACCTTCTGAACGAAACCATCAGCAAAGGAACCGGATATGCAAAGAAAGGATTTCTTAATAAAGCCGTCTTTGAATTTGTCGCTGCAATTGCTATAAAACCAGATTCAGCAGAGGCGCATTTCAATCTTGCCATTGCCTATGATTCGCTCGGGTGGAGTCAAATGGCAATAGACGAGTATAAAAAAACTTTAATTCTGTCACCCAAATTTGCTGAAGCACATAACAACTTAGGAATCCTGTATTCCATCGCAGGATCTCTTGATGAGGCGTTGAGCCATTTTCAGGAAGCGGTCAGGTTAGATCCCTATGATCCTTCCTTCCATTACAATCTTGCAAGGGCATACGATATGAAAGGGTTTTCAGACCTCGCAGATTCGGAGAGAAAACTGGCACAAAAACTTGAGAGGAAATAA
- a CDS encoding KTSC domain-containing protein: protein MNRTPVSSSNLASVGYDPVNFILEIEFHNGGIYQYFNVPESEFNGLMGAESHGKYFDGYIKKGGYSFKKIR, encoded by the coding sequence ATGAATAGAACACCAGTTTCATCTTCAAATCTTGCATCCGTAGGTTATGATCCGGTCAACTTTATTTTAGAAATTGAGTTTCATAATGGAGGCATTTACCAATATTTCAATGTTCCAGAATCCGAGTTCAATGGATTAATGGGCGCAGAATCTCACGGTAAATACTTTGATGGTTATATTAAAAAGGGTGGTTATAGTTTTAAAAAAATCAGATAG
- a CDS encoding AAA family ATPase, whose translation MKIKSFEISGFRGIRKNIRIDLSSYSSVLLYGDNGCGKSSVADAFEWFYNDKIEHLSSEEIGQKGVPALRNIFLSDNEEASVTLNYSDSRYDCKKNLFYKKSKLASEQSNSSQDVKDYLNASLKENLILRYKDLLSFILSTKAQKLEEISQIIGFSEVSKVKGVLRKAVNDLKKELKIKNYYNHISIKQAQILEQIGQNIIDDKQYLNAIKNLIAPLNLSVEIKDDVSIDKLLALLEKPEDKEALELQLSYGKAIENLINFKAFFDNIYSAYKFFYEKCQQIIKDQDKLKKINLEPLLTQGISILEKRLYENDSCPLCLQDKSREELIDELRKRLEELALVKREKDAALDEKNTTQRLFQGALTEIENALKEKSLYLEENSDLRKKVEQIKKIISTASEKIRKTDLLEIDQISSPESFINLDAITLQSIISALGDKKAKIITGKKDDLSFTAYSKIFAVRQSYNEIKLLKKESEILTKQQTSMEVIYDEFTKKQREGLCSFLESISRDINDLYLFMNDSENVSEIELIPLDEDDEFAGITLQFKFHGKQESPPHKYLSESHLNCLGICLFLASVKTFNKLNKFIILDDVISSFDTNHRARFARLLVEKFSDYQIFLLTHEKDWFELVSNMVKGKSWLIKKVKWDHIDGASIEEPLTDIKARIEIKIKNSEPSELGNMIRKYLERLLKDICVNLEVKVRFLFNELNENRMVNELLSELKCKLKDRKCELKERPVFNKLNDSLFVANKTSHDSTFSEHIEDLKMFYDDVIELEGLFKCPQCNKFISKKHYDVVENIVKCSCGNFKCNWVK comes from the coding sequence ATGAAGATTAAAAGCTTTGAAATAAGCGGGTTTAGAGGCATAAGAAAAAACATTAGGATTGATTTGAGTTCATACTCGTCAGTTCTCCTTTATGGTGATAATGGCTGTGGGAAAAGCTCTGTTGCTGATGCTTTTGAATGGTTCTATAATGACAAAATTGAACATCTATCATCTGAAGAAATTGGTCAAAAAGGAGTGCCTGCTCTCAGGAATATATTTTTGTCTGATAATGAAGAGGCCAGTGTTACATTAAATTACTCAGATTCGCGTTACGATTGTAAGAAAAATTTATTTTATAAAAAATCAAAACTAGCCAGCGAGCAATCTAATAGTTCTCAGGATGTTAAAGATTATCTGAACGCGTCATTAAAAGAAAACCTTATCCTTAGATATAAAGATTTATTAAGTTTTATTTTATCTACCAAAGCACAGAAACTCGAAGAGATATCTCAAATAATAGGGTTTTCAGAGGTGTCAAAGGTAAAAGGTGTCTTAAGAAAAGCTGTCAATGATTTGAAGAAAGAACTAAAAATAAAAAATTACTATAATCATATAAGTATCAAACAAGCTCAAATATTGGAACAAATTGGACAGAATATTATTGATGACAAACAATACCTGAATGCAATAAAAAATTTAATTGCGCCTTTGAATCTGTCAGTTGAAATTAAAGACGATGTAAGCATAGATAAGCTATTGGCACTTTTAGAGAAGCCAGAAGATAAAGAGGCGCTTGAACTGCAACTTTCATATGGGAAAGCTATTGAGAATTTAATTAATTTCAAGGCATTTTTTGACAATATTTATTCGGCTTATAAATTTTTCTATGAAAAATGTCAGCAGATTATAAAGGATCAAGATAAACTTAAAAAAATAAATCTGGAGCCATTATTAACACAAGGAATTTCAATCCTTGAAAAGAGATTGTATGAGAATGATAGTTGCCCGCTTTGCTTGCAGGATAAAAGTAGAGAAGAATTAATTGATGAGTTAAGAAAGAGACTTGAAGAATTAGCTCTTGTAAAAAGAGAGAAAGATGCTGCATTAGATGAAAAAAATACTACGCAAAGATTATTTCAAGGAGCCTTAACAGAGATAGAAAATGCTTTAAAAGAAAAGAGTTTGTATTTAGAGGAAAATTCTGATTTACGAAAAAAAGTTGAGCAGATAAAAAAAATAATTTCAACTGCTTCAGAGAAAATTAGAAAGACTGACCTGTTAGAAATTGATCAAATCAGCAGTCCTGAGAGTTTTATTAACTTAGATGCCATTACTCTTCAAAGCATAATTTCCGCACTTGGAGATAAAAAGGCAAAGATAATTACTGGAAAAAAAGATGATCTCTCATTTACGGCCTATAGCAAAATATTCGCTGTCCGGCAATCGTATAATGAAATCAAACTTCTGAAAAAAGAGTCAGAGATTCTTACTAAGCAACAAACCTCTATGGAAGTTATTTATGACGAATTTACAAAAAAACAAAGAGAAGGTCTTTGCTCGTTTTTAGAGTCAATATCTAGAGACATAAACGATCTATACCTGTTTATGAATGACTCTGAAAATGTTAGTGAAATAGAGCTTATTCCTCTGGATGAAGATGATGAGTTTGCTGGAATAACCCTTCAATTTAAATTTCACGGTAAACAGGAATCGCCACCACACAAATATCTGAGTGAATCTCATTTAAATTGTCTTGGTATCTGTTTGTTTTTAGCATCTGTAAAGACATTTAATAAGCTCAACAAATTTATCATTCTTGATGATGTAATCTCCAGCTTTGATACAAACCATCGCGCTCGTTTTGCACGTCTTTTGGTGGAAAAATTCAGCGATTACCAGATATTTTTGCTTACTCATGAAAAAGATTGGTTTGAGCTTGTCTCAAATATGGTCAAAGGAAAAAGCTGGCTGATTAAAAAAGTGAAATGGGATCATATCGATGGTGCAAGTATTGAAGAGCCTTTAACTGATATTAAAGCAAGGATTGAAATCAAAATTAAAAACTCCGAACCGTCGGAATTAGGGAATATGATACGTAAATATCTTGAACGTCTTTTAAAGGATATCTGTGTTAATCTTGAGGTCAAGGTAAGGTTTCTTTTCAACGAGCTTAATGAAAACAGAATGGTCAATGAATTGCTGTCTGAATTAAAATGCAAATTGAAGGACAGAAAATGTGAATTGAAAGAACGCCCAGTTTTTAACAAGCTTAATGACTCGCTGTTTGTTGCAAATAAAACATCTCATGACAGTACATTTTCTGAACATATTGAGGATTTAAAGATGTTTTATGATGATGTTATTGAGTTAGAGGGGCTTTTCAAATGTCCGCAATGTAACAAGTTTATCTCCAAGAAGCATTATGATGTAGTTGAAAATATAGTGAAGTGCTCATGTGGAAACTTCAAATGTAATTGGGTAAAATAA
- a CDS encoding uridine kinase yields the protein MALIRERNGKRLHVKSRLMGESLVSKSLIDGLKMAPRQRFFPDVNVIKIGGQSICDRGAQALPQIVREIVANKNDHRMLLMTGGGTRSRHIYSIGLELGMPTGIIAKFGSSISEQNALLLATLLSPWGGIKIHHDEVVKLPNYFTQDCIPVMHAMPPYDYFAIPPAKGRIPLHRTDVGAIIIADLIGAKSCIYVKDEKGLYTDDPKKKSGNKKLKFISEITVSELMAKDLDDLIVERPCLEILNNSEVINKIQVINGLEKGNITRALEGENVGTVIYKG from the coding sequence ATGGCGCTGATACGTGAAAGGAACGGCAAAAGGCTGCATGTAAAAAGCAGGCTCATGGGAGAAAGTCTTGTAAGCAAATCATTAATTGATGGGCTTAAGATGGCACCCCGGCAGAGATTCTTTCCTGATGTTAATGTCATAAAGATTGGCGGCCAGTCTATTTGTGACCGTGGCGCACAGGCGCTTCCACAAATTGTAAGGGAGATTGTCGCAAATAAGAATGACCACAGGATGCTTTTGATGACAGGAGGGGGAACCCGAAGCCGTCACATCTATTCCATTGGGCTTGAGCTTGGAATGCCGACCGGCATAATTGCGAAGTTTGGCAGTTCCATTTCAGAGCAGAATGCACTTCTACTTGCAACGCTTCTCTCTCCATGGGGCGGGATAAAGATTCATCATGATGAAGTGGTAAAGCTCCCTAATTATTTCACACAGGACTGCATTCCTGTCATGCATGCCATGCCCCCTTATGATTACTTTGCCATACCTCCCGCAAAAGGCAGAATACCTTTACACCGCACAGACGTGGGTGCCATCATAATAGCCGACCTTATCGGGGCCAAAAGCTGCATATACGTTAAGGATGAAAAAGGTCTTTATACTGATGACCCTAAGAAAAAATCCGGGAATAAAAAGTTGAAATTCATTTCCGAGATAACAGTGTCTGAGCTTATGGCAAAAGATCTTGATGACCTCATAGTCGAGCGCCCCTGTCTTGAAATATTAAATAACAGCGAAGTGATAAATAAAATTCAGGTAATAAACGGCCTTGAGAAGGGGAATATCACCAGAGCACTTGAAGGTGAGAATGTAGGGACGGTTATATACAAGGGATAA
- a CDS encoding SPOR domain-containing protein: MKYSVETGLFKNEKFALTQKEMLIRKGYASRIDEVKIERKKHLSVRVGLYGSAEEAQMTANQLISNERLKAKVIEINAT; this comes from the coding sequence GTGAAATATTCAGTAGAGACCGGGCTATTTAAAAATGAGAAGTTTGCTCTTACCCAGAAGGAGATGTTAATCCGCAAGGGATATGCCTCAAGGATTGATGAAGTGAAGATTGAAAGAAAAAAACATCTCTCTGTTCGGGTGGGGCTGTATGGAAGCGCGGAAGAAGCCCAGATGACGGCAAATCAATTGATATCCAATGAAAGATTAAAGGCTAAGGTTATTGAAATAAACGCGACATAA